In Sedimentibacter sp. MB31-C6, one genomic interval encodes:
- a CDS encoding inorganic phosphate transporter: MVISFSNFLYMITTNSMLFITAVLTLVVILVNGWTDAPNAIATCVSTRSITVKSAILMAAVFNFFGVFVMTAINANVAQTIYNMVDFGGNSKDAIVALCAALFAIVTWATAAWWFGIPTSESHALIAGISGAAIALQNGLSGINVNEWAKIIYGLIISTILGFLLGWIVVKVIGIVCKGLNRRKANDFFQKAQIGSGAAMAFMHGAQDGQKFMGVFMLGIFLANGQANVTDFIIPVWMMILCSLIMAIGTSIGGYRIIKSVGIDMCKLEKYQGFSADIAAASSLFISSIIGMPVSTTHTKTTAIMGVGAAKRLSSVNWGLVNEMVLTWVLTFPGCGIIGFLMAKLFIIIF; encoded by the coding sequence ATGGTCATTTCATTTTCAAATTTTTTGTATATGATTACAACAAATTCTATGCTGTTCATTACAGCTGTTTTAACGTTAGTAGTAATTTTAGTAAATGGTTGGACTGATGCACCTAATGCTATTGCAACTTGTGTATCTACTAGATCAATTACAGTTAAATCAGCAATTTTAATGGCAGCTGTTTTTAATTTTTTTGGTGTATTTGTAATGACAGCTATTAATGCGAATGTCGCTCAAACTATCTATAATATGGTAGATTTTGGTGGAAATTCAAAAGATGCTATAGTTGCCCTTTGTGCTGCTTTATTTGCTATTGTTACATGGGCAACGGCAGCTTGGTGGTTTGGAATACCGACTAGTGAAAGTCATGCTTTAATAGCAGGCATATCTGGAGCAGCCATTGCATTACAAAATGGATTATCTGGCATTAATGTAAATGAATGGGCAAAGATAATATATGGATTAATTATATCAACTATTTTAGGATTTTTATTAGGGTGGATTGTAGTAAAGGTAATTGGAATTGTTTGTAAGGGACTTAACCGAAGAAAAGCAAATGATTTTTTTCAAAAAGCTCAAATAGGAAGTGGCGCTGCTATGGCATTTATGCACGGAGCACAAGATGGGCAAAAATTTATGGGCGTTTTTATGTTAGGAATATTTCTTGCGAATGGACAAGCAAATGTTACGGATTTTATTATTCCTGTTTGGATGATGATATTATGTTCTTTAATAATGGCTATTGGAACGTCAATAGGCGGTTATAGGATAATTAAATCTGTAGGTATAGATATGTGCAAATTAGAAAAATACCAGGGTTTTTCAGCTGATATTGCAGCTGCTTCTAGTTTGTTTATTTCATCTATCATAGGAATGCCTGTTAGTACGACTCATACAAAGACTACAGCGATTATGGGAGTAGGAGCAGCTAAGAGACTTTCCTCTGTTAATTGGGGTCTGGTAAATGAAATGGTATTGACATGGGTATTGACTTTTCCTGGGTGCGGAATAATTGGATTTTTAATGGCTAAGCTGTTTATTATTA